The genome window CTCCTGGCAGAGCACCGTGGACTTGCTTTCGCGCTGCCGCTTTTCTTCCTCATGGTGACGGTCTTCGTCGTTGGCGAGGCGCAGCACTTTGAGCGGGTGGCAGGCGTCCTTGCGGATGTTGATGATTTTGTTGGATGCGACGACTCCGATCTGCGGACCGTCCTCGGTATCGACCATCACGTCCATGCCGACGCGGAGCTTCAGCGTGTTCGGGTCGCACAACTGCGTCTTGTCACGGCCGCGCATGCGGATACCGATGACAAATTTCGGGCGCGTCGATTCCGCATCCGGGGACGTTGCGGCGGAGTCTGAATTCACTGGTTCGTTTTGCATGGAGTGTCCTTCACGCCGCTTCACAGAACTGAAGAAGCATGTTCTCCAGAGAGAGCTGAACGTTGGCATTCATATTCAAAATGTGACGGGTGCGGAACACCGCATCCATCATGTGCAACACCGCAGCGCGCGATTTGCCCTGTGTGAGCGGAGCCAGCCGGGACGCAAGATCGCGATTGTTCAAGGCCTCGGCGCCGCAACCCGCCTGCAGCACGGCGAGGTCACGCAGCAGGCCCAGCAGTTCTTCCAATATCTTTTGCGTGTCGCCGCCACGGGCCACCTCGCGCGACCATTGAAACAGCACGTCCATGCGGCGAAAACTCAACTGGCCGATCAATGCCAGCAGTTCCTCCCGGTAGCGGGCGATCTCGGCCACATCTTCCGCCAGGGCACGCGCCACCTGGCCCTGCGAACGCAGCACCCGTAATTCGATTTCCTCGTCCAGCATGCCTTCGCTGTCCGGGTGGGTTTCGAGGATGGAACGCAACGCTTCCGGCGGCAGCGGATGGAACATCACCCCCTGGCAGCGCGAGATCAGCGTCGGCAGCATCTGGTAGGGATTCGACGTGACCAGGATCAGGAGCGTTGAGCCGGGGGGTTCTTCCAGCGTTTTGAGGAAGGCGTTGCAGGCCTGCGGATTCATTTTCTCGGCACCGTCGATCACCGCAACCTTGTAGCGGCCTTCATAGGGCGTGTAGCCGAGTTTCTTTTGCAATTCGCGGATTTCTTCGATCTTGATGGCGGCGTCGCGGGCGGTGGAACTGGCCTTGGTCGGTTCCAGCAGGAACACGTCCGGGTGCTGGCCCTGATCGATTTTGAGGCAGGACGGGCACACACCGCAAGCACCGTCGGTGCCGGGCTGGGCGCAATTCAGAGCTTTGGCGAATTCCATCGCCATTCGCTTTTTGCCTACGCTTTCGGGGCCGTAGTACAGGTAGGCGTGCGCTACCGTGCCGTTTTCGATGGCACGACTGATAATATGTTTAGCCTGGCCTTGGCCAAGTATCGTCTCGAAGGGCATGTGGACCTGATAAAATACATATATTCAAATGTTTAGCTCGTAAACGAGGGACTGTGCGCAGTGTGTCACGCCGGCACCGGGGTGAACGGTGCACGGAGGGTCTCCTCATATATAAGAGGAGGCCTTAAATCCAGTGAATATCATAGTATATGGACCCGCCCCTGTAAATGAAAAAGCCGGAGGCAGGGCGTGGAAGAGGGCGGCGGTTTGGGAAAATGTTGGATTGATATTGAATCCCAATTTGGATTTTGCTATAAAATCCACCTGTTTGCTACAATGTGGCTGAAACATGATACCAATCGTATGGAAGAATTGACATGGCCGTAGCCGAAAGAGCAAAACGTTCCGCACAGAGAAAACGCAAGCCGAAAGAGTTAGCAGTTATCAACGAAGCGTGCACCGGTTGCAGCGGCTCGCCGATCTGCATCACCGAATGTCCGGTGGAAAACTGCATGTACGAAGTGCAGAATCCCTACGCCCCGGCGTTCAACGTGGTGCTGGTGGATGAACTGTTGTGCATCGGGTGCAAGAAATGCGTTTCCAAGGGGCCCATGGACACGTTCCTGGAAGGGTGTCCCTGGGATGCCATCGATATGCTGCCTCTGTCGGATTACGAAAAGAAGTACGGGGAAATGCCCTATTAGTTCCAACCGGCGGATTTCCTGCGAGGGTTCCGAGGGGTTTCGAACAAGCAGAATCCAAATGGTTTCCTCAAGCCGTGCCCGGGACGCGCTGGCAGGATGACGCGGGATTTTTCAATTGACAGATTGGAAGTTCGGCGTTATTTTTTTGCGGCCCAAACGGTCTTGATGTTCAAAGAGCTGGACCGGCCCCTAGTGATAGGGTAAGTCATTCAGGTGAGGGGCGGTTTTGGCGGTTGCCATCCTTCCTTATCTCCCTGCAATTCGAGCGGTCAACGCGCGAACATTTCAGATTTTTGTCAAATTCCCGGGACCTTTTTGAGAATCCCGAGAATTTCTTTTGGAAAACAGGGTCGGTGTTGTATGATTAGGCGTTTTTAGCCTTTCTGGCCTTGTCACCCCCACGACAAAAAAAATGAAATCCGGGAGTCCCCTACGCCAGGGCCTGAGTTACGCATTCAGACTGGGCACCGAAATGACCGTGGCGACCCTCATCGGGGCGCTGATGGGTTATGCGCTGGACTATTATTTGGGCACCGATCCCTGGTTTCTCGCACTCGGCGTGTTGTTTGGCGGGGCGGCGGGGTGCCT of Nitrospina watsonii contains these proteins:
- a CDS encoding 4Fe-4S ferredoxin — encoded protein: MAVAERAKRSAQRKRKPKELAVINEACTGCSGSPICITECPVENCMYEVQNPYAPAFNVVLVDELLCIGCKKCVSKGPMDTFLEGCPWDAIDMLPLSDYEKKYGEMPY
- a CDS encoding AtpZ/AtpI family protein, whose protein sequence is MKSGSPLRQGLSYAFRLGTEMTVATLIGALMGYALDYYLGTDPWFLALGVLFGGAAGCLNVYRAGMAMEQDWGEDAPKNDNDDHPDSDDDPPDPNHDIQK
- the holB gene encoding DNA polymerase III subunit delta' encodes the protein MPFETILGQGQAKHIISRAIENGTVAHAYLYYGPESVGKKRMAMEFAKALNCAQPGTDGACGVCPSCLKIDQGQHPDVFLLEPTKASSTARDAAIKIEEIRELQKKLGYTPYEGRYKVAVIDGAEKMNPQACNAFLKTLEEPPGSTLLILVTSNPYQMLPTLISRCQGVMFHPLPPEALRSILETHPDSEGMLDEEIELRVLRSQGQVARALAEDVAEIARYREELLALIGQLSFRRMDVLFQWSREVARGGDTQKILEELLGLLRDLAVLQAGCGAEALNNRDLASRLAPLTQGKSRAAVLHMMDAVFRTRHILNMNANVQLSLENMLLQFCEAA